In Humulus lupulus chromosome 7, drHumLupu1.1, whole genome shotgun sequence, the following are encoded in one genomic region:
- the LOC133789026 gene encoding probable protein S-acyltransferase 23 gives MASSEIEIEVVEVISSESKPLTPPNEVNIFDVFSASAYGDFLKLRMFVEEDASSLTKPDVHGYYALQWAALNNFPDIAQYIIEHGGDVNAADNVQQTALHWAAVRGGVAVADVLLQNGARVEASDINGYRAVHVAAQYGQTAFLNHIVAKYHADFDAPDNEGRSPLHWAAYKGFADTIRLLLFRDASQGRQDKEGCAPLHWAAMRGHVEACTVLVHAGTKQELTVKDNGGFTPVQLASDKGHRSIALLLSNAQRATSKSWRDKFFSGKILTNGYAPILLCIIIGPLILFMNSVLAAPNMAKVTAVVGLWGWTAVSLAVGSLIMFYRCSSKDPGYIKRPGDLGFSVDTEDPLLNIDLNCSSEWTGNWSQLCPTCKIIRPVRAKHCPTCNRCVEQFDHHCPWISNCVGKRNKRDFFILICMGTSTALISAIVTIQRIWTAIPSLQSEEKWIHYVIVHYPGAVAFFTVDVIVCIVVTTLTIAQASQIARNITTNELANAIRYGYLRGPDGKFRNPYNHGCRKNCADFLIRGYTDDEKIAWPPLQQVAS, from the exons ATGGCTTCGTCTGAGATTGAGATTGAGGTTGTTGAGGTGATCTCATCGGAATCCAAACCCCTCACTCCCCCTAACGAAGTCAACATCTTCGACGTCTTCTCCGCTTCCGCTTATGGCGATTTCCTCAAATTGCGAATGTTCGTCGAGGAAGATGCTTCCTCTCTCACTAAGCCCGATGTCCATGGCTATTACGCCCTTCAATGGGCTGCTCTCAATAACTTCCCCGATATCGCTCAGTACATCATTGAG CACGGAGGCGATGTCAATGCAGCTGATAACGTGCAACAGACAGCGTTGCATTGGGCGGCAGTGCGAGGTGGGGTTGCTGTGGCAGATGTGCTCTTGCAGAATGGTGCCCGAGTCGAGGCCTCTGATATAAATGGGTACCGG GCAGTTCACGTTGCTGCCCAATATGGACAAACAGCTTTCTTGAATCATATTGTTGCCAAGTATCATGCTGATTTCGATGCACCAGATAACGAGGGGAGAAGTCCTCTACATTG GGCTGCTTATAAGGGATTTGCAGATACTATCAGATTACTTTTGTTTAGAGATGCATCCCAAGGAAGACAAGATAAAGAAG GTTGTGCCCCATTGCATTGGGCTGCCATGAGAGGACACGTGGAAGCTTGTACTGTGCTTGTACATGCAGGCACAAAGCAGGAGTTAACGGTGAAAGATAATGGtgggtttactccagttcagctGGCATCTGATAAAGGTCATCGGAGTATCGCTCTTCTACTT TCTAATGCACAACGTGCTACTAGCAAGAGCTGGAGAGACAAATTTTTTAGTGGGAAGATTCTTACTAATGGGTATGCTCCTATTTTATTGTGTATCATAATTGGTCCCCTGATTCTCTTCATGAATTCAGTTCTTGCAG CTCCTAATATGGCGAAAGTTACTGCTGTTGTTGGCCTCTGGGGGTGGACTGCGGTTTCTCTGGCAGTTGGCTCATTGATAATGTTCTATAGGTGTAGTAG CAAAGATCCAGGTTATATAAAAAGACCAGGGGACTTGGGTTTCTCTGTTGATACAGAG GATCCGCTATTAAATATTGATCTGAACTGTTCTTCCGAATGGACTGGAAATTGGTCTCaactttgccctacctgcaag ATAATTAGACCTGTTCGTGCTAAGCACTGTCCTACATGTAACCGATGTGTGGAACAGTTTGACCATCACTGTCCATGGATTTCTAACTGTGTGGGGAAG AGGAACAAACGAGATTTCTTCATATTAATCTGCATGGGAACATCGACAGCATTGATTTCTGCCATAGTTACCATTCAAA GAATTTGGACAGCAATACCATCATTGCAAAGCGAAGAGAAATGGATTCATTATGTGATAGTTCACTATCCCGGCGCAGTTGCATTTTTTACtgtggatgtaattgtttgtatTGTCGTTACAACACTGACCATAGCGCAGGCTTCTCAG ATAGCTCGAAACATCACCACGAACGAATTAGCAAATGCCATTCGATATGGATATCTCCGTGGTCCAGATGGGAAGTTTCGTAATCCCTACAACCATGGATGCCGGAAAAATTGTGCAGATTTTCTCATCCGGGGCTATACAGATGATGAGAAAATTGCTTGGCCTCCATTGCAGCAAGTGGCAAGTTAG